The Lysobacter capsici genome has a segment encoding these proteins:
- a CDS encoding energy transducer TonB, translating into MTMRARHRFVGSPRLGALLASGLLAALAAGCGPRDADQPIIPSTPLRAVDTPPPEYPVEIGCDQIGGKVVLQLTVGPEGKPTKATVLTSSKTQALDDAAVKGVQRWRFEAATRNGKPVATDIQVPVTFHPPADRPAHCGRL; encoded by the coding sequence ATGACCATGCGTGCTCGCCATCGTTTTGTCGGTTCCCCCCGCCTGGGCGCGCTGCTCGCCAGCGGGCTGCTCGCCGCGCTCGCCGCCGGCTGCGGCCCGCGCGACGCCGACCAGCCGATCATTCCGTCGACCCCGCTGCGCGCGGTCGATACCCCGCCGCCGGAGTACCCGGTCGAGATCGGCTGCGACCAGATCGGCGGCAAGGTCGTGCTGCAACTCACCGTCGGCCCGGAAGGCAAGCCGACCAAGGCCACGGTGCTGACCAGCAGCAAGACCCAGGCGCTGGACGATGCCGCGGTCAAGGGCGTGCAGCGCTGGCGCTTCGAAGCGGCCACCCGCAACGGCAAGCCGGTCGCCACCGATATCCAGGTGCCGGTGACCTTCCATCCGCCGGCCGACCGGCCGGCGCATTGCGGGCGGCTCTGA
- a CDS encoding NfuA family Fe-S biogenesis protein: MINISESAQTHFRKLIEREALPGLGVRLSAVHAGTPRADVRLEFAEPADLVGDEWAIDCEGFTLWLHADSVKYLDGAQIDYENKATGGQLQIRAPKIKGEAPADSASLVERVRWVVEHEVNPQLAQHRGNVSVQEVTADGVVVLRFGGGCQGCGMADVTLKQGIETTLMTKVPGVTAVRDATDHETGDAPYIPRDSAA; the protein is encoded by the coding sequence ATGATCAATATTTCCGAATCCGCGCAAACGCACTTCCGCAAACTGATCGAGCGCGAGGCCCTGCCGGGGCTGGGCGTGCGGCTGTCGGCGGTGCATGCCGGGACTCCGCGCGCCGACGTGCGCCTGGAGTTCGCCGAACCGGCCGATCTGGTCGGCGACGAATGGGCGATCGATTGCGAAGGCTTCACCCTGTGGCTGCACGCCGACAGCGTGAAGTACCTCGACGGCGCGCAGATCGATTACGAAAACAAGGCCACCGGCGGCCAGCTGCAGATCCGCGCGCCCAAGATCAAGGGCGAAGCGCCGGCCGATTCGGCCTCGCTGGTCGAACGCGTGCGCTGGGTGGTCGAGCACGAGGTCAATCCGCAGCTCGCCCAGCACCGCGGCAACGTGTCGGTGCAGGAAGTGACCGCCGACGGCGTGGTCGTGCTGCGCTTCGGCGGCGGCTGCCAGGGCTGCGGCATGGCCGACGTGACCCTCAAGCAGGGGATCGAGACCACCTTGATGACCAAGGTGCCGGGCGTGACCGCGGTGCGCGACGCGACCGACCACGAAACCGGCGACGCGCCGTACATTCCCCGCGACAGCGCGGCCTGA
- a CDS encoding efflux RND transporter permease subunit — protein sequence MSSVAEISIKRPITTIMLFVSMFVIGLIAAVRLPLESLPDITAPFLLVQLPYDGSTPEEVERTILRPAEEALATMTGIKSMRGSASSDSATIQMEFKDWDRDIAIAASEARERIDAIVDDLPEGFQRYFVFKWSSGDQAILQVRLAGDMDLSREYDLIDREFKRRLERIPGVAKVEIGGAAPSEVEIAILPDRMVAHGVDLNTLTKSLQALNFSISAGEIEDGGRRLRVQPIGQVADLEQFRNLVINTSGLKLGAIADVRLKPARLETGRRLDGRPAIGLDIYKERSANLVEVAKLALAEVEAIRAQPALRNIEIKVVQNQGEDVTSSLLELAEAGAIGLLLSVAVLFFFLRHWPSTLMVTLAIPICFVMTLGLMHFVGVTLNVLSLMGLLLAVGMLVDNAVVVVESIYQEREKMPDQPQLASILGTRHVAIALSAGTLCHCIVFLPNLIGETNDISIFMSQIAITISVSLLASWLVAVSLIPMISARLKTPPAVNTTTGLIPRLQRVYARFLRWTLEHRGLSVLGIVLVVAISLVPMTQTKFDMFGNEGGKEAFIQYHWKGSYTREQMSMEILKTERFLEEHRKQYHIKQIYSFFSEQGSEAGTRLQFHENEVKNTKPVVDAIAKAMPKSAKAEISMGQDEGSAQGGGNNVQVQLVGDSTETLSELANDIVPMLARRPELRDVRVDVGDRNTELNVKVDRERAASFGFSVEEVSRFVGLSLRGAQLRDFQRGDTEVPVWARFAGAESYGIENLAEFTVRSSDGRSVPLLAMVDVNVRPTASQINRNNRQTTLTVLASLNGKATTPDARKAMEETLKKVSFPAGYSYSFDGSSFERDDDAGKQMMINLVLALVMIYVVMAAVFESLLFPAAIMSCVVFSIFGVFWLFWLTGSSFTVMAFIGILVLMGVVVNNGIVMVEHINNLRRRGMSRNEALVEGSRERLRPIMMTMGTAILAMVPISLSDTVVLGGLAYSPMARAVAGGLAFSTVVSLLFLPTIYGILDDMRAGTSALVRRARGARAAAGGTAEAAV from the coding sequence ATGAGCAGCGTTGCCGAGATCAGCATCAAGCGGCCGATCACGACCATCATGTTGTTCGTGTCGATGTTCGTGATCGGCCTGATCGCGGCGGTGCGGCTGCCGCTGGAGTCGCTGCCGGACATCACCGCGCCGTTCCTGCTGGTGCAGTTGCCCTACGACGGCTCCACCCCGGAAGAGGTCGAACGCACCATCCTGCGCCCGGCCGAGGAGGCGTTGGCGACGATGACCGGGATCAAGAGCATGCGCGGCAGCGCCAGCTCCGACTCGGCCACCATCCAGATGGAGTTCAAGGACTGGGACCGCGACATCGCCATCGCGGCCTCGGAGGCGCGCGAGCGCATCGACGCGATCGTCGACGATCTGCCCGAGGGCTTCCAGCGCTACTTCGTGTTCAAGTGGTCCAGCGGCGACCAGGCGATCCTGCAGGTGCGCCTGGCCGGCGACATGGATCTCAGCCGCGAGTACGACCTGATCGACCGCGAGTTCAAGCGCCGCCTCGAACGCATCCCGGGCGTGGCCAAGGTCGAGATCGGCGGCGCGGCGCCCAGCGAGGTCGAGATCGCGATCCTGCCCGACCGCATGGTCGCGCACGGCGTGGATCTCAATACCCTGACCAAGAGTCTGCAGGCGCTGAATTTCTCGATTTCCGCCGGCGAAATCGAAGACGGCGGCCGCCGTCTGCGGGTCCAGCCGATCGGTCAGGTCGCCGATCTGGAACAGTTCCGCAACCTGGTCATCAACACCAGCGGCCTGAAGCTGGGTGCGATCGCGGACGTGCGCCTCAAGCCCGCGCGTCTGGAAACCGGCCGGCGCCTGGACGGACGCCCGGCGATCGGCCTGGACATCTACAAGGAGCGCAGCGCCAACCTGGTGGAGGTGGCGAAGCTGGCGCTGGCCGAGGTCGAGGCGATCCGCGCCCAACCCGCGCTGCGCAACATCGAAATCAAGGTGGTGCAGAACCAGGGCGAGGACGTGACCAGCTCCTTGCTGGAACTGGCCGAGGCCGGCGCGATCGGCCTGCTGCTGTCGGTGGCGGTGCTGTTTTTCTTCCTGCGCCATTGGCCGTCGACCTTGATGGTGACCCTGGCCATTCCGATCTGTTTCGTGATGACCCTCGGGCTGATGCATTTCGTCGGCGTCACCCTCAACGTGCTGTCGCTGATGGGCCTGCTGCTCGCGGTCGGCATGCTGGTCGACAACGCGGTGGTGGTGGTCGAGAGCATCTATCAGGAACGCGAGAAGATGCCCGATCAGCCGCAGCTGGCCTCGATCCTGGGCACCCGCCACGTCGCCATCGCCCTGTCGGCGGGCACGCTGTGCCACTGCATCGTGTTCCTGCCGAACCTGATCGGCGAGACCAACGACATCAGCATCTTCATGTCGCAGATCGCGATCACCATCTCGGTGTCGCTGCTGGCCTCGTGGCTGGTCGCGGTCAGCCTGATCCCGATGATCTCCGCGCGCCTGAAAACGCCGCCGGCGGTCAACACCACCACCGGCCTGATCCCGCGGCTGCAGCGCGTGTACGCGCGGTTCCTGCGCTGGACCCTGGAGCATCGGGGCCTGAGCGTGCTCGGCATCGTGCTGGTGGTGGCGATCAGCCTGGTGCCGATGACCCAGACCAAGTTCGACATGTTCGGCAACGAGGGCGGCAAGGAAGCGTTCATCCAGTACCACTGGAAGGGCAGCTACACCCGCGAGCAGATGTCGATGGAAATCCTCAAGACCGAGCGTTTCCTGGAGGAGCACCGCAAGCAGTACCACATCAAGCAGATCTATTCGTTCTTCAGCGAACAGGGCAGCGAAGCCGGCACCCGCCTGCAGTTCCACGAGAACGAGGTCAAGAACACCAAGCCGGTGGTCGACGCGATCGCCAAGGCGATGCCGAAATCGGCCAAGGCCGAGATCAGCATGGGCCAGGACGAGGGCAGCGCGCAGGGCGGCGGCAACAACGTCCAGGTGCAGCTGGTCGGCGACTCCACCGAAACCCTGAGCGAACTGGCGAACGACATCGTGCCGATGCTCGCGCGCCGGCCCGAACTGCGCGATGTGCGCGTGGACGTGGGCGACCGCAATACCGAGCTCAACGTGAAGGTGGATCGCGAGCGCGCGGCTTCGTTCGGTTTCAGCGTCGAGGAAGTTTCGCGCTTCGTCGGCCTGTCGCTGCGCGGCGCCCAGTTGCGCGATTTCCAGCGCGGTGATACCGAAGTGCCGGTGTGGGCGCGTTTCGCCGGCGCGGAGAGCTACGGCATCGAGAATCTGGCCGAATTCACCGTGCGTTCCAGCGACGGCCGCAGCGTACCGCTGCTGGCGATGGTCGACGTCAACGTGCGCCCGACCGCGAGCCAGATCAATCGCAACAACCGTCAGACCACGCTGACCGTGCTGGCCAGCCTCAACGGCAAGGCGACCACGCCCGATGCGCGCAAGGCGATGGAGGAAACGCTCAAGAAGGTGTCGTTCCCGGCCGGTTACAGCTACAGCTTCGACGGCAGTTCGTTCGAACGCGACGACGACGCCGGCAAGCAGATGATGATCAACCTGGTGCTGGCGCTGGTGATGATCTACGTGGTGATGGCGGCAGTGTTCGAATCGCTGTTGTTCCCGGCGGCGATCATGAGCTGCGTGGTGTTCTCGATCTTCGGCGTGTTCTGGCTGTTCTGGCTGACCGGCAGCTCGTTCACGGTGATGGCCTTCATCGGCATCCTGGTGCTGATGGGCGTGGTGGTGAACAACGGCATCGTCATGGTCGAGCACATCAACAACCTGCGCAGGCGCGGCATGTCGCGCAACGAGGCGTTGGTGGAGGGCAGCCGCGAGCGTCTGCGCCCGATCATGATGACCATGGGCACCGCGATCCTGGCGATGGTGCCGATTTCGCTCAGCGACACCGTGGTGCTGGGCGGCCTGGCGTACTCGCCGATGGCGCGCGCGGTGGCCGGCGGCCTGGCGTTCTCCACCGTCGTCAGCCTGCTGTTCCTGCCCACGATTTACGGCATTCTCGACGATATGCGCGCCGGTACTTCCGCGCTGGTGCGGCGCGCGCGCGGTGCGCGCGCGGCCGCGGGCGGCACGGCCGAAGCGGCGGTCTGA
- a CDS encoding efflux RND transporter periplasmic adaptor subunit has translation MRQLTNNRKGGPAVRGTVAIAALALACVMGLSACKGGAGAAEAQAKEAKDKVSEAVPVEVAAASRRAIAASYTGTAPLEARAESQVVAKTSGVALDVMVEEGQFVKAGQVLVRLDSARAEQQAAQTNATMRKLEANYARARQMAEQRLLSANDADQLRYDLESARAANRMASLELSYAKVEAPISGVVASRSIKTGNFVQINSPIIRIVDTSLLEATLNVPERELATLKAGLPVQMLVDAMPGKTFTGKVDRVAPVVDSGSGTFRVICSFEGGGVLQPGMFGRLRIDYDNRADALVVPRAALLDDEGDPAVFVVRGKKVARVPVKLGYLDGAWAEVRDGIKLGDQVVVAGKTALREGTEVLPINAAKPKEVAAAASATAPLKQ, from the coding sequence ATGCGTCAACTCACCAACAACCGCAAGGGCGGTCCGGCAGTGCGCGGCACGGTGGCTATCGCCGCCCTGGCCTTGGCCTGCGTCATGGGACTGTCGGCCTGCAAGGGCGGAGCGGGCGCCGCCGAGGCGCAGGCCAAGGAGGCCAAGGACAAGGTGTCGGAAGCGGTGCCGGTCGAGGTCGCCGCGGCCAGCCGCCGCGCGATCGCGGCCAGTTATACCGGTACCGCGCCGCTGGAAGCGCGGGCCGAATCGCAGGTGGTCGCAAAGACCTCCGGCGTCGCCCTCGACGTGATGGTCGAGGAAGGCCAGTTCGTCAAGGCCGGGCAGGTGCTGGTGCGGCTGGACTCGGCCCGCGCCGAGCAGCAGGCCGCGCAGACCAACGCGACCATGCGCAAGCTCGAGGCCAACTACGCGCGTGCCCGGCAGATGGCCGAGCAGCGCCTGCTCAGCGCCAACGACGCCGACCAGTTGCGCTACGACCTGGAAAGCGCGCGCGCGGCCAACCGCATGGCGAGCCTGGAACTGTCCTACGCCAAGGTCGAAGCGCCGATTTCCGGCGTGGTCGCCTCGCGTTCGATCAAGACCGGCAACTTCGTGCAGATCAACTCGCCGATCATCCGCATCGTCGACACCTCGCTGCTCGAGGCCACCCTCAACGTCCCCGAGCGCGAATTGGCGACCTTGAAGGCCGGCCTGCCGGTGCAGATGCTGGTCGACGCGATGCCCGGCAAGACGTTTACCGGCAAGGTCGACCGGGTCGCTCCGGTGGTCGATTCGGGCAGCGGCACCTTCCGGGTGATCTGCAGCTTCGAAGGCGGCGGGGTGTTGCAGCCGGGCATGTTCGGCCGCCTGCGCATCGATTACGACAACCGCGCCGATGCGCTGGTGGTGCCGCGCGCGGCGCTGCTCGACGACGAAGGCGATCCGGCGGTGTTCGTGGTGCGCGGCAAGAAGGTCGCGCGCGTGCCGGTCAAGCTGGGTTACCTCGACGGCGCCTGGGCCGAGGTGCGCGACGGCATCAAGCTCGGCGACCAGGTGGTGGTGGCCGGCAAGACCGCGCTGCGCGAAGGCACCGAAGTGTTGCCGATCAACGCCGCCAAGCCCAAGGAAGTGGCCGCCGCCGCGAGCGCGACCGCTCCGCTGAAGCAGTAA
- a CDS encoding 4a-hydroxytetrahydrobiopterin dehydratase, with the protein MNDLIPLSQARCIARRGSEHRLSEARVRELLPEVPGWELAEDGHALTKTFRFDDYYRTMAFVNALAFMANREDHHPDLGVHYDRCVVRYSTHDVGGLSENDFICAAKADALTG; encoded by the coding sequence ATGAACGATCTGATCCCCCTTTCGCAGGCCCGTTGCATCGCCCGCCGCGGCAGCGAGCACCGGCTCAGCGAAGCGCGCGTGCGCGAACTGCTGCCGGAAGTCCCCGGCTGGGAGCTGGCCGAGGACGGCCACGCCCTCACCAAAACCTTCCGCTTCGACGATTACTATCGGACCATGGCGTTCGTGAACGCGCTGGCCTTCATGGCCAACCGCGAGGATCATCATCCCGATCTGGGCGTCCATTACGACCGCTGCGTGGTGCGTTACTCGACCCACGACGTCGGCGGACTGAGCGAAAACGACTTCATCTGCGCGGCGAAGGCCGACGCTCTGACAGGTTGA
- a CDS encoding c-type cytochrome has product MTNPSFFKRGLAIASLALALAACSSGEVPAGHSSADRNEGHTKSSSGLPAGNIAAGEKFANTKRPPTNQACVECHGTNSDSKLPIDPVTPRLAGQYHDYLAHSLQMYRDGDRAHALMSLQAKDLTDQQIADVTAYFGSLQNDKLRDLHGVH; this is encoded by the coding sequence ATGACGAATCCCAGCTTCTTCAAGCGCGGCCTCGCCATCGCCTCGCTCGCCCTGGCCCTGGCCGCCTGCTCCAGCGGCGAAGTGCCCGCCGGCCATTCCTCGGCCGACCGCAACGAAGGCCACACCAAGTCGTCCTCGGGCCTGCCGGCCGGCAACATCGCCGCGGGCGAGAAATTCGCCAACACCAAGCGCCCGCCGACCAATCAGGCCTGCGTGGAATGCCACGGCACCAACAGCGACAGCAAGCTGCCGATCGATCCGGTGACGCCGCGACTGGCCGGCCAGTACCACGACTATCTGGCGCACTCGCTGCAGATGTACCGCGACGGCGACCGCGCGCACGCGCTGATGTCGTTGCAGGCCAAGGATCTGACCGACCAGCAGATCGCCGACGTGACCGCGTATTTCGGCTCGCTGCAGAACGACAAGCTGCGCGATCTGCACGGCGTGCATTGA
- a CDS encoding energy transducer TonB, with protein sequence MLALYLTLATNAVASDPSVIPPPPPPPDEPNWVAPTPRPPRDPSKPQRDPTLRQKFTPQFPRDAACAGKNGSTTLVLKVDENGRVTKALVEKSSRHRELDRAAVEAGELTLFNPEIYNGVAIPSMVRLPFDFIEPAQPPAYCALSVDLRKPIEAGQAAMPQAGEDAAPHVFAAGDRIEAIVSQYAFAPTRVLASWKRIGNGAATRTVQEHSRDLPASESRQSSEFVLSQAPTLPQGEYLLEIFVDGQSHSRHRFSIR encoded by the coding sequence TTGCTCGCCCTGTACTTAACTTTGGCCACCAACGCGGTCGCCAGCGACCCTTCGGTCATACCGCCTCCGCCGCCTCCGCCGGACGAACCGAACTGGGTCGCGCCCACGCCCCGGCCGCCGCGGGACCCGAGCAAGCCGCAGCGCGATCCGACCCTGCGCCAGAAGTTCACCCCGCAGTTTCCGCGCGATGCCGCCTGCGCCGGTAAAAACGGCAGCACGACCCTGGTGCTCAAGGTCGACGAAAACGGCCGCGTGACCAAGGCCCTGGTCGAAAAAAGTAGCCGCCATCGCGAGCTCGATCGCGCCGCGGTCGAAGCGGGCGAACTGACCTTGTTCAATCCGGAGATCTACAACGGCGTCGCGATTCCCTCGATGGTCCGCCTGCCGTTCGATTTCATCGAGCCGGCGCAGCCGCCCGCGTACTGCGCGCTCAGCGTCGATTTGCGCAAGCCGATCGAGGCCGGCCAGGCGGCGATGCCGCAGGCCGGCGAAGACGCCGCGCCGCACGTCTTCGCTGCCGGCGATCGCATCGAAGCGATCGTCTCCCAATACGCGTTCGCTCCGACCCGGGTGCTGGCGAGTTGGAAACGCATCGGCAACGGCGCCGCGACCCGCACCGTCCAGGAACACAGCCGCGACCTGCCGGCGTCCGAGTCGCGCCAGAGCAGCGAATTCGTGCTGTCACAAGCGCCGACGCTGCCTCAGGGCGAGTATCTGCTGGAAATTTTCGTCGATGGCCAAAGCCATTCGCGTCACCGCTTTTCGATCAGATAG
- a CDS encoding efflux RND transporter permease subunit — MAQLPDTTSFNLVEFSTRRRVTVAMVTITFLLFGVIALNSLKVNLLPDLSYPTLTVRTEYAGAAPTEIETLISEPLEEAVGVVKGLRKLKSVSRTGQSDVVLEFAWGTDMDQASLEVRDKMEIVQLPLEAKKPVLLRFNPSTEPILRIALSTKGGDKASDTEAIRQLTALRRYADDDLKKKLEPVEGVAAVKVGGGLEDEIQVDIDQQKLAQLNLPIDTVIQRLKAENINVSGGRLEEGAQRYLVRTVNEFASVPEIREMLVTTQKVGGNAAADAAAEMARVAAASGSADAMAAAASVQSANSGDQATAAGGKPVRLKDIAEIRQGYKEREAVIRLAGVEAVELAIYKEGDANTVSTADAIQARLAQIKAQIPPDVELTTIDDQSQFIRHAIADVKKDAVIGAFLAVLIIFLFLRDGWSTFVIGLSLPVSIIATFFFMDRLGLSLNVMSLGGLALATGLVVDDSIVVLESIAKARERGLGILEAAVVGTREVSMAVVASTLTTIAVFLPLVFVEGIAGQLFRDQALTVALAIGISLIVSMTLIPMLSALRGRPALGFQEEAPHPRWQPRNRLLKIVAWPLYAIASAVRWTFFGIAWVVVRAWRGLGAVVGPVMGKASDLAMAPYERAERGYLKLLPAAMGHRALVLGLAGAAFVATLAAVPLLGADLIPQLAQDRFDMTVKLPPGTPLRETDKLVREIQEKHAKDPGIHAWFGVSGSGTRLDANPTESGENIGKITVVMADGGSKEVEAAETEKLRQTMQAHPGAQVDFARPQLFSFSTPLEIELRGQDLETIQRAGQKMAAMLRANPHFADVKSTVEQGFPEIQIRFDQDRAGALGLATRDIADIVVKKVRGDVATRYSFRDRKIDVLVRARESDRASIENIRRLIVNPNSSRPVTLESVADVVATSGPSEIHRADQVRVAIVSSNLRDIDLGGAVAEVEKMVREQPLSPEVRMHIGGQGEELQQSINSLLFAFGLAIFLVYLVMASQFESLLHPFVILFTIPLALVGAVLALLLTRSAVSVVVFIGLILLVGLVVKNAIILIDKVNQLREHGTPKREALIEGARSRLRPIIMTTLCTLFGFLPLAIATGEGAEVRSPMAITVIGGLLVSTLLTLVVIPVVYDLLDRRGDEYYRNRVRKAEREARVAADKIGHDNDPLAETH, encoded by the coding sequence GTGGCTCAGCTTCCGGACACGACGTCCTTTAACCTGGTGGAGTTTTCCACCCGTCGCCGCGTGACCGTGGCGATGGTGACCATCACCTTCCTGTTGTTCGGCGTGATCGCGCTCAACAGCCTGAAGGTCAATCTGCTGCCCGATCTGAGTTATCCGACCCTGACCGTGCGTACCGAGTACGCCGGCGCGGCGCCGACCGAGATCGAGACCTTGATCTCCGAACCGCTGGAAGAAGCGGTCGGCGTGGTCAAGGGCCTGCGCAAGCTCAAGTCGGTATCGCGCACCGGCCAGAGCGACGTGGTGCTCGAGTTCGCCTGGGGCACCGACATGGACCAGGCCAGCCTGGAGGTGCGCGACAAGATGGAGATCGTGCAGCTGCCGCTGGAAGCCAAGAAGCCGGTGCTGCTGCGCTTCAATCCCTCGACCGAGCCGATCCTGCGCATCGCGCTGTCGACCAAGGGCGGCGACAAGGCCAGCGACACCGAGGCGATCCGTCAGCTGACCGCGCTGCGCCGCTACGCCGACGACGATCTGAAGAAGAAACTCGAACCGGTCGAAGGTGTGGCCGCGGTCAAGGTCGGCGGCGGTCTGGAGGACGAAATCCAGGTCGACATCGATCAGCAGAAACTCGCCCAGCTCAATCTGCCGATCGACACCGTGATCCAGCGGCTCAAGGCCGAGAACATCAACGTCTCCGGCGGCCGCCTGGAAGAGGGCGCGCAGCGTTATCTGGTGCGCACGGTCAACGAATTCGCCAGCGTGCCGGAAATCCGCGAGATGCTGGTCACCACGCAGAAGGTCGGCGGCAACGCCGCGGCCGACGCGGCGGCGGAAATGGCGCGAGTGGCCGCGGCCTCGGGGTCGGCCGACGCGATGGCGGCGGCGGCTTCGGTGCAGAGCGCGAACTCGGGCGATCAAGCCACCGCGGCCGGCGGCAAGCCGGTGCGGTTGAAGGACATCGCCGAGATCCGCCAGGGTTACAAGGAACGCGAGGCGGTCATCCGCCTGGCCGGCGTGGAAGCGGTGGAACTGGCCATCTACAAGGAAGGCGACGCCAATACCGTGTCCACCGCCGATGCGATCCAGGCGCGGCTGGCGCAGATCAAGGCGCAGATTCCGCCGGACGTTGAACTGACCACGATCGACGACCAATCGCAGTTCATCCGTCACGCCATCGCCGACGTCAAGAAAGACGCGGTCATCGGAGCGTTCCTTGCGGTCCTGATCATCTTCCTGTTCCTGCGCGACGGCTGGAGCACGTTCGTGATCGGCCTGTCGCTGCCGGTGTCGATCATCGCCACGTTCTTCTTCATGGACCGTCTGGGCCTGAGCTTGAACGTGATGTCGCTGGGCGGCTTGGCGCTGGCCACCGGCCTGGTGGTGGACGATTCGATCGTGGTGCTGGAATCGATCGCCAAGGCGCGCGAGCGCGGCCTGGGCATTCTCGAGGCGGCCGTGGTCGGCACCCGCGAGGTCAGCATGGCGGTGGTCGCCTCGACCCTGACCACCATCGCGGTGTTCCTGCCGCTGGTGTTCGTCGAGGGCATCGCCGGTCAGCTGTTCCGCGATCAGGCGTTGACGGTGGCGTTGGCGATCGGCATTTCGCTGATCGTGTCGATGACCCTGATCCCGATGCTGAGCGCGTTGCGCGGCCGGCCGGCGCTGGGCTTCCAGGAAGAAGCGCCGCATCCGCGTTGGCAGCCGCGCAATCGGCTGTTGAAGATCGTGGCGTGGCCGCTGTATGCGATCGCCTCTGCGGTGCGTTGGACCTTCTTCGGCATCGCCTGGGTGGTGGTGCGCGCGTGGCGCGGCCTCGGCGCGGTGGTAGGCCCGGTCATGGGCAAGGCGAGCGATCTGGCGATGGCGCCGTACGAGCGCGCCGAACGCGGCTATCTGAAGCTGCTGCCGGCGGCGATGGGCCATCGCGCGCTGGTGCTCGGCCTGGCCGGCGCGGCGTTCGTGGCGACCCTGGCGGCGGTGCCGCTGCTGGGCGCCGACCTGATCCCGCAGCTGGCGCAGGACCGCTTCGACATGACGGTCAAGCTGCCGCCGGGCACGCCGCTGCGCGAGACCGACAAGCTGGTGCGCGAGATCCAGGAAAAGCACGCCAAGGATCCGGGCATCCACGCCTGGTTCGGCGTGAGCGGCAGCGGCACCCGGCTGGACGCCAATCCGACCGAGAGCGGCGAGAACATCGGCAAGATCACCGTGGTGATGGCCGACGGCGGCAGCAAGGAAGTCGAAGCGGCCGAAACCGAAAAGCTGCGCCAGACCATGCAGGCGCATCCCGGCGCCCAGGTCGACTTCGCCCGTCCGCAGCTTTTCAGTTTCTCCACGCCGCTGGAAATCGAGTTGCGCGGGCAGGACCTGGAAACCATCCAGCGCGCCGGCCAGAAGATGGCGGCGATGCTGCGCGCCAATCCGCATTTCGCCGACGTCAAATCCACCGTGGAGCAGGGCTTCCCCGAGATCCAGATCCGCTTCGACCAGGACCGCGCCGGCGCGCTCGGCCTGGCCACCCGCGACATCGCCGATATCGTGGTCAAGAAGGTGCGTGGCGACGTCGCCACCCGCTACAGCTTCCGCGATCGCAAGATCGACGTGCTGGTGCGCGCGCGCGAATCCGATCGCGCCTCGATCGAGAACATCCGCCGCCTGATCGTCAATCCCAACAGCAGCCGCCCGGTCACGCTGGAATCGGTGGCCGACGTGGTCGCCACCAGCGGCCCCAGCGAAATCCACCGCGCCGATCAGGTGCGCGTGGCGATCGTGTCGTCGAATCTGCGCGACATCGACCTGGGCGGCGCGGTCGCCGAGGTCGAGAAGATGGTGCGCGAGCAGCCGCTGAGCCCGGAGGTGCGCATGCACATCGGCGGTCAGGGCGAGGAACTGCAGCAGTCGATCAATTCGCTGTTGTTCGCGTTCGGGCTGGCGATCTTCCTGGTGTACCTGGTGATGGCCTCGCAGTTCGAATCGCTGCTGCATCCGTTCGTGATCCTGTTCACCATCCCACTGGCCCTGGTCGGCGCGGTGCTGGCGCTGCTGCTGACCCGTTCGGCGGTGTCGGTGGTGGTGTTCATCGGCCTGATCCTGCTGGTCGGCCTGGTGGTCAAGAACGCGATCATCCTGATCGACAAGGTCAACCAGTTGCGCGAGCACGGCACGCCCAAGCGCGAGGCCCTGATCGAGGGCGCGCGTTCGCGCCTGCGCCCGATCATCATGACCACGCTGTGCACCTTGTTCGGCTTCCTGCCGCTGGCGATCGCGACCGGCGAGGGCGCCGAAGTGCGCTCGCCGATGGCGATCACGGTGATCGGCGGCCTGCTGGTGTCGACGTTGCTGACCTTGGTGGTGATCCCGGTGGTCTACGATCTGCTCGACCGCCGCGGCGACGAGTACTACCGCAACCGCGTGCGCAAGGCCGAACGCGAGGCGCGCGTGGCCGCCGACAAGATCGGCCACGACAACGATCCGCTGGCGGAGACGCACTGA
- a CDS encoding c-type cytochrome — translation MRPLTIAACFALTLAALSAHAQPQDAAKAPAPTPTAPAAAPAAAPSPKGNAETGRQLTYTCQGCHGVTGYKNAYPNYHVPKIVGQSPEYLVSALTEYKKGTRKHPTMQAQAQSFSDQDIADIAAFLSSAK, via the coding sequence ATGCGACCGCTGACGATCGCCGCCTGCTTTGCCCTGACCCTGGCCGCCCTGAGCGCACATGCTCAGCCCCAGGATGCCGCCAAGGCGCCGGCCCCCACTCCGACGGCTCCGGCCGCCGCCCCGGCCGCCGCGCCGTCTCCCAAGGGCAACGCCGAAACCGGCCGTCAGCTCACCTACACCTGTCAGGGCTGCCACGGCGTGACCGGTTACAAGAACGCCTACCCGAACTATCACGTTCCCAAGATCGTCGGCCAGTCGCCCGAGTACCTGGTCAGCGCGCTGACCGAATACAAGAAGGGCACGCGCAAGCACCCCACGATGCAGGCCCAGGCGCAGAGCTTCTCTGACCAGGACATCGCCGACATCGCCGCCTTCCTTTCCAGCGCCAAGTGA